A single region of the Aphelocoma coerulescens isolate FSJ_1873_10779 unplaced genomic scaffold, UR_Acoe_1.0 HiC_scaffold_336, whole genome shotgun sequence genome encodes:
- the LOC138101552 gene encoding uncharacterized protein, translating to MPVHPSPPSPPSAPSISQYIPVSPVSHRILCSAPSTSQYIPVHPSTSQYVPVCPVSHRILRRCPMSPVPPVPHVSSSPSISQSLQYPQSPQSPQCPQYIPVPHVPSSPSAPSISQSSHVPSPPSAPSAPSTSQYIPCPQYPQYPQFPQSPQYIPVHPSTSQYVPVCPVSHRILRRCPTSPVPPVSPSPSSIPSPPSPPSAPSTSQYVPVCPVSHRILRRCPMSPVPQYLPVPPCPQCPQYPQSPQSPQCPQYIPVHPSTSQ from the exons ATGCCAGtacatcccagtccccccagtccccccagtgcccccagtatctcccagtacatcccagtatccccagtatcccaccGGATCTTGTGCAG tgcccccagtacatcccagtacatcccagtacatcccagtacatcccagtacgTCCCAGTATGCCCAGTATCCCACCGGATCTTGCGCAggtgccccatgtccccagtgccccca GTGCCCCACGTCTCCAGTTCCCCCAGtatctcccagtccctccagtatccccagtccccccagtccccccagtgcccccagtacatccca GTGCCCCAcgtccccagttcccccagtgcccccagtatctcccagtcctcccatgtccccagtccccccagtgcccccagtgcccccagtacatcccagtacatccca tgcccccagtatccccagtatccccagttcccccagtccccccagtacatcccagtacatcccagtacatcccagtacgTCCCAGTATGCCCAGTATCCCACCGGATTTTGCGCAGGTGCCCCACGTCTCCAGTTCCCCCAGtatctcccagtccctccagtatccccagtccccccagtccccccagtgcccccagtacatcccagtacgTCCCAGTATGCCCAGTATCCCACCGGATCTTGCGCAggtgccccatgtccccagttccccagtatctcccagtccctcca tgcccccagtgcccccagtatccccagtccccccagtccccccagtgcccccagtacatcccagtacatcccagtacatcccagtaa